The Nostoc sp. 'Peltigera membranacea cyanobiont' N6 genome contains the following window.
AATAAAAAATGCTAATTCTTTGATTGTAGGAGCCAATCGAGGTATTGGCTTAGGTTTTGTAAAAAACTTACTTCAAGATGAAAAAATAGCTAAAGTTTATGCTACATATCGCCAACAAAATGCTGCTGAAGAGTTACTATCTTTAGTAGATAAACACTCTGACAAATTAATTTGTTTGCAGATGGATATTACTGACGAGTTGCAGATTGTTGAAGCTGTAAAAAAAATACGTACTCAAGTTGACAAACTGCATTTAGTCGTCAACTGTGTAGGACTGTTGCATGAAGATACTTTGCAACCTGAAAAAAGCTTAAGAGAAATTAATTCAGAAAACTTGCTCCGCTACTTTCAGATAAATAGTATTGGTGCTGTCTTGCTAGCTAAACATTTATTGCCTTTATTGCGTCATGGAGAACGCAGTGTGTTTGCTAGTATTTCTGCTAAATTGGGCAGTATTGGCGATAACAAACTTGGTGGGTGGTATGGCTATCGTGCTTCTAAAGCAGCACTCAATATGTTGATGCGAACTGCGGCTATTGAGTATAAAAGAAGTTGTCCGAAAGCATTAATAGTGACATTACATCCTGGTACAACTGATACTCGCCTTTCCCGTCCTTTCCAGAAAAATGTCCCTGCGGAAAAATTGTTTTCAGTGGAACGTACCGTTATCCAATTATTGGCTGTGATTGAACAGCTTCAAGAAGGCGATAGCGGACAGTTTTTTTCGTGGGATGGGAGCAGATTGCCTTGGTAACTGAGTTACGCTGGTGCTAATGAAACCTACATTACTTGTAACCTCAGCCTATGAAGTTTTTTGTGCCAGCAGCCAAGGATGATATCAAAGCAGAGCAGGTGTATAATGCTCTTGCTCAGTCTCTCAAAGCACCAATAACCGAAAAGCGTATTTGGAGGTTACAGTGGCGCGATCGCGAAATTGATATGGAATGCGAGGTAGGTAAACCCTTACCATCCTCTTACCAAACGGGGAAAGAGCTAGTTCTAGCAATCTTTGAGTGCGAAAACCTTTATAAAATTTGTACTCTCAGCCGTGGAGGAGTCAAGGGAGAACCTATCTTGGTTGGAAAAAACTCTC
Protein-coding sequences here:
- a CDS encoding SDR family NAD(P)-dependent oxidoreductase, with product MVFTDKIKNANSLIVGANRGIGLGFVKNLLQDEKIAKVYATYRQQNAAEELLSLVDKHSDKLICLQMDITDELQIVEAVKKIRTQVDKLHLVVNCVGLLHEDTLQPEKSLREINSENLLRYFQINSIGAVLLAKHLLPLLRHGERSVFASISAKLGSIGDNKLGGWYGYRASKAALNMLMRTAAIEYKRSCPKALIVTLHPGTTDTRLSRPFQKNVPAEKLFSVERTVIQLLAVIEQLQEGDSGQFFSWDGSRLPW